One Streptomyces coeruleorubidus DNA segment encodes these proteins:
- a CDS encoding pirin family protein, protein MSNLEREAAPSLCGGRGFVVAEPVRELLSPRHVKLGESSEVRRLLPNLGRRMVGAWCFVDHYGPDDIADEPGMQVPPHPHMGLQTVSWLHEGEVLHRDSTGSLQTIRPRELGLMTSGRAISHSEESPRSHARFLHGAQLWVALPDGHRHTDPRFEHHADLPVVTAPGIKATLILGDLDGATSPGTAYTPITGADLALTRGADVRLPLEPDFEYAVLSMSGEAHVDGVPLLPGSMLYLGCGRSELPLRAESDAGLMLLGGEPFEEELIMFWNWIGRSQEEIVQARRDWMEGARFGEVKGYDGDPLPAPELPPVPLKPRGRVR, encoded by the coding sequence ATGAGCAATCTTGAGCGCGAGGCGGCTCCCTCCCTGTGCGGTGGCCGCGGCTTCGTCGTGGCCGAGCCGGTTCGCGAACTCCTCAGTCCTCGCCACGTCAAGCTGGGCGAGTCCAGCGAGGTCCGCAGGCTGCTGCCCAACCTCGGCCGCCGTATGGTCGGAGCCTGGTGCTTCGTCGACCACTACGGCCCCGACGACATCGCCGACGAACCCGGCATGCAGGTGCCGCCGCATCCCCACATGGGCCTGCAGACGGTGAGCTGGCTGCACGAGGGGGAGGTGCTGCACCGCGACTCCACCGGCAGCCTCCAGACGATCCGGCCGCGCGAACTGGGCCTGATGACCTCGGGCCGGGCGATCAGCCACTCCGAGGAGAGCCCGCGCTCGCACGCCCGTTTCCTGCACGGCGCACAACTGTGGGTCGCGCTCCCGGACGGCCACCGCCACACCGACCCACGCTTCGAACACCACGCCGACCTGCCGGTCGTCACGGCACCCGGCATCAAGGCGACGCTGATCCTCGGTGACCTCGACGGCGCGACCTCGCCCGGCACGGCGTACACCCCGATCACCGGCGCCGACCTGGCCCTCACCCGAGGCGCGGACGTACGCCTCCCCCTGGAACCGGACTTCGAGTACGCCGTCCTGTCCATGTCCGGCGAGGCCCACGTGGACGGCGTCCCGCTCCTGCCCGGCTCGATGCTCTACCTCGGCTGCGGCCGCAGCGAACTGCCCCTGCGGGCCGAGTCGGACGCGGGCCTGATGCTCCTCGGCGGCGAGCCGTTCGAGGAGGAACTGATCATGTTCTGGAACTGGATCGGGCGATCTCAGGAAGAGATCGTACAGGCGCGCAGGGACTGGATGGAAGGGGCACGGTTCGGGGAGGTGAAGGGGTACGACGGGGATCCGCTGCCAGCACCGGAACTGCCGCCGGTGCCATTGAAACCACGGGGAAGAGTGCGCTGA
- a CDS encoding MarR family winged helix-turn-helix transcriptional regulator, protein MTTATPLLDPRVIALAHYAGRAVLENVLARHGVTFQQSVTLRLAVVADGPVEREQLVDGVVGALKNDPAEVEGVIDELIAAQLLAPAEGPRVRITDAGRELYARTAGETAPFSARIYAGIPEEDLAVAGRVLSLITERADAELAGLSALTE, encoded by the coding sequence ATGACCACCGCCACACCCCTGCTCGATCCCCGCGTCATCGCCCTGGCCCACTACGCCGGCCGCGCGGTCCTGGAGAACGTACTGGCCCGGCACGGCGTCACCTTCCAGCAGTCCGTCACCCTCCGGCTCGCCGTCGTCGCCGACGGCCCGGTCGAGCGGGAACAGCTCGTCGACGGCGTCGTCGGCGCGCTGAAGAACGACCCGGCGGAGGTGGAGGGCGTGATCGACGAGCTGATCGCCGCGCAGCTGCTGGCCCCGGCCGAGGGGCCGCGCGTGCGGATCACGGACGCCGGGCGGGAGCTGTACGCCAGGACGGCCGGCGAGACGGCGCCCTTCTCCGCCCGGATCTACGCCGGGATCCCGGAGGAGGACCTGGCCGTCGCCGGCCGGGTGCTGAGCCTGATCACCGAGCGGGCCGATGCCGAGCTGGCCGGGCTGAGCGCGCTGACCGAGTAA
- a CDS encoding ABC-F family ATP-binding cassette domain-containing protein, which produces MITVRDVDVRVGARLLLSGVSFHVSPGDRIGLVGRNGAGKTTLLHTLAGTLRPAAGSVARTGDVGHLPQESRAADQSVTVTDRILSARGLDHAVRALCRAEAAMADGTERSMNAYVRAEAEFQARGGYAAEAEAARVAAGLGLPTGLMDRPLRALSGGQRRRVELARILFAGHGTLLLDEPTNHLDAGSVAWLRGFLASHQGGLVMISHDTSLLAGTVNRVFHLDTGRAVLDVHNTGWDEYLTQRDADERRRARERANAERKAAALHAQADKMRARVATAVAARNMARRADRMLADLEPARRAEKTARIRLPEPAPCGRIPLGAVSLTRSYGGQHVLRGVDLAVDRGSRLVVLGPNGAGKTTLLRILAGQDTPDGGRVVHGHGLRLGYFAQEHDTLDPELTVREHLAGAAPHLTDGEVRQVLGSFLFSGDDAGKRVGVLSGGEKTRLALAGLVHSGANVLLLDEPTNNLDPTSRAEVLAAVGTYPGAIVMVTHDEGAVDALRPDRVLLLPEAEEDLWSDDYRELVVPAHA; this is translated from the coding sequence ATGATCACCGTTCGTGATGTCGACGTGCGCGTGGGCGCCCGTCTGCTGCTGTCCGGCGTCTCCTTCCACGTCTCCCCCGGCGACCGCATCGGCCTGGTCGGCCGCAACGGCGCGGGGAAGACAACCCTGTTGCACACCCTGGCGGGCACCCTGCGGCCCGCCGCCGGGAGCGTCGCCCGCACCGGTGACGTCGGCCATCTCCCGCAGGAGTCGCGCGCGGCCGACCAGTCGGTCACCGTCACCGACCGGATCCTGTCCGCGCGCGGCCTGGACCACGCCGTACGGGCGCTGTGCCGCGCCGAGGCCGCGATGGCCGACGGGACGGAGCGGTCGATGAACGCCTATGTGCGGGCCGAGGCCGAGTTCCAGGCGCGCGGCGGATACGCGGCCGAGGCGGAGGCCGCCCGGGTCGCCGCCGGACTCGGGCTGCCGACGGGGCTGATGGACCGGCCGCTACGCGCACTGTCGGGCGGTCAGCGCCGGCGCGTGGAGCTGGCCCGCATCCTGTTCGCCGGGCACGGCACGCTGCTGCTGGACGAGCCGACGAACCATCTGGACGCGGGCTCGGTCGCCTGGCTGCGCGGGTTCCTCGCGAGCCACCAGGGCGGGCTCGTGATGATCAGCCACGACACGTCCCTGCTGGCCGGCACCGTCAACCGGGTCTTCCACCTGGACACGGGGCGTGCCGTGCTCGACGTCCACAACACCGGCTGGGACGAGTATCTGACCCAGCGGGACGCCGACGAGCGGCGACGGGCCCGCGAGCGGGCGAACGCCGAGCGCAAGGCGGCGGCGTTGCACGCCCAGGCCGACAAGATGCGCGCCCGCGTGGCGACCGCGGTGGCCGCGCGGAACATGGCCCGCCGCGCCGACCGGATGCTCGCGGACCTCGAACCGGCCCGGCGCGCCGAGAAGACGGCCAGGATCCGGCTGCCCGAGCCGGCGCCCTGTGGCCGTATCCCGCTCGGCGCCGTCAGCCTGACCAGGTCGTACGGCGGCCAGCACGTTCTGCGGGGCGTCGACCTCGCCGTCGACCGGGGCAGCCGCCTGGTGGTGCTCGGGCCCAACGGGGCGGGAAAGACGACCCTGTTGCGGATCCTCGCCGGGCAGGACACGCCGGACGGCGGCCGGGTGGTCCACGGGCACGGGCTGCGCCTCGGCTACTTCGCCCAGGAACACGACACGCTGGACCCGGAACTGACGGTGCGTGAGCATCTGGCAGGTGCCGCCCCGCACCTCACCGACGGCGAAGTCCGCCAGGTGCTGGGCTCGTTCCTGTTCTCCGGCGACGACGCCGGCAAGCGCGTCGGGGTCCTCTCCGGCGGCGAGAAGACCCGGCTCGCCCTGGCGGGCCTGGTGCACTCGGGCGCCAACGTGCTGCTCCTCGACGAGCCGACCAACAACCTCGACCCGACCTCCCGTGCCGAGGTCCTGGCCGCGGTGGGCACGTACCCGGGCGCGATCGTCATGGTCACGCACGACGAGGGCGCCGTCGACGCGCTGCGGCCCGACCGGGTGCTGCTGCTGCCGGAGGCGGAGGAGGACCTGTGGAGCGACGACTACCGGGAGCTGGTGGTGCCGGCGCACGCGTGA
- a CDS encoding peptide deformylase yields MGTPSDRAPLAERVEELLADGGPLTIVTAGDPVLRRGAEPYDGQLGPALLARFVEALRVTMRAAPGVGLAAPQVGVPLRIAVIEDPAPVPDEVRLARGRVPQPFRVLVNPAYEPVGGARAAFFEGCLSVPGWQAVVARPAEVRLTGQDEHGHALDEVFTGWPARIVQHETDHLDGVLYLDRAESRSLSSNRAVIERWAQPTPEEAARALGFELP; encoded by the coding sequence ATGGGAACTCCGAGCGATCGCGCACCCCTGGCCGAGCGGGTCGAGGAACTCCTCGCCGACGGTGGCCCGTTGACCATCGTGACGGCCGGCGATCCGGTGCTGCGGCGCGGCGCCGAGCCGTACGACGGTCAGCTGGGGCCCGCGCTGCTGGCCCGGTTCGTCGAGGCCCTGCGGGTCACCATGCGCGCGGCGCCGGGGGTGGGCCTTGCGGCACCTCAGGTCGGTGTGCCGCTGAGGATCGCTGTGATCGAGGACCCGGCGCCGGTGCCGGACGAAGTGCGGCTGGCGCGCGGGCGGGTGCCGCAGCCGTTCCGGGTGCTGGTCAATCCCGCCTACGAGCCCGTCGGCGGTGCGCGGGCCGCGTTCTTCGAGGGCTGTCTGAGCGTGCCGGGCTGGCAGGCGGTGGTGGCGCGGCCCGCCGAGGTGCGGCTGACCGGGCAGGACGAGCACGGGCACGCGCTGGACGAGGTGTTCACGGGCTGGCCCGCGCGGATCGTGCAGCACGAGACGGACCATCTCGACGGGGTCCTGTACCTGGACCGGGCCGAGTCGCGTTCGCTGTCGTCCAACCGGGCGGTGATCGAGCGCTGGGCACAGCCGACGCCGGAGGAGGCCGCGCGGGCGCTCGGCTTCGAGCTGCCGTAA
- a CDS encoding MarR family winged helix-turn-helix transcriptional regulator produces the protein MSKGSEGATPGFLVWRLSMKWRVAVDRAVAPLGLTHAQYSLVASLHGMQRSGERPSQRRLADRTGLEPLYVSKLARALEAAGLLERTRDPHDPRAVQLALTEQGREVTGRAIKVVHKLLQQLLEPLGGLDAARTREFTRDLTALLDAPLDPISKNETEQS, from the coding sequence ATGAGCAAAGGTTCCGAAGGCGCGACGCCCGGTTTCCTGGTGTGGCGGCTGTCGATGAAGTGGCGGGTGGCCGTCGACCGCGCTGTAGCGCCGCTGGGGCTCACCCACGCGCAGTACTCGTTGGTGGCGTCCCTGCACGGCATGCAGCGCTCCGGCGAGCGGCCCAGCCAACGTCGCCTCGCCGACCGCACCGGACTCGAGCCGCTCTACGTCTCCAAGCTCGCGCGTGCACTGGAGGCCGCCGGCCTCCTGGAGCGCACCCGGGACCCGCACGACCCGCGCGCGGTGCAGCTCGCGCTCACCGAGCAGGGGCGCGAGGTCACCGGGCGGGCGATCAAGGTCGTCCACAAGCTCCTTCAGCAGCTCCTGGAGCCGCTCGGAGGCCTCGACGCCGCGCGCACCCGCGAGTTCACGCGCGATCTGACAGCCCTGCTCGACGCACCTCTTGATCCCATCAGCAAGAACGAGACGGAGCAGTCATGA
- a CDS encoding benzaldehyde dehydrogenase, which translates to MPLLDTRTWQPQTLTGPGYTVTEPATGQALGTLALATPEDVGAAAGRAAAAQREWARAPHFARAAVLRRAGDLFTAHAAELREWLVRESGSVPGKADFELHVAAQECYEAAALASRPAGQVLPSEAPRLSYTRRVPAGVVGVISPFNAPLILSIRSVAPALALGNAVVLKPDPRTAVCGGLSLAAVFAAAGLPQDLLHVLPGGPDAGQALVADPRVPVISFTGSTPAGRAVGEAAGRHLKRAHLELGGNSAMIVLPDADLDAVISTAAWGSFFHQGQICMTTGRHLVHASLYDEYVERLAAKADSLAVGDPYREQVHLGPIIDSGQLAKISGLVESSKAAGAKLAAGGTYDRLFYRPTVLADVGDHTPAYAEEVFGPVAPVRSFTTADEAAALAAQSPYGLSLGIVTRDTARGLDLAERIPTGIVHINDQTVNDEAVAPFGGVAASGTGARFGGEANLEAFTELRWTTVRGDVAPYPY; encoded by the coding sequence ATGCCGTTGCTCGACACCAGGACCTGGCAGCCCCAGACCCTGACGGGGCCCGGGTACACCGTCACCGAGCCCGCCACCGGCCAAGCCCTGGGCACCCTCGCCCTCGCCACCCCCGAGGACGTCGGCGCCGCCGCCGGGAGGGCCGCCGCCGCCCAGCGCGAGTGGGCCCGTGCCCCGCACTTCGCCCGAGCCGCCGTGCTCCGCAGGGCCGGCGACCTGTTCACGGCCCACGCCGCCGAACTGCGCGAATGGCTCGTCCGCGAATCCGGTTCCGTCCCCGGCAAGGCCGACTTCGAACTCCACGTCGCCGCCCAGGAATGCTACGAGGCCGCCGCGCTCGCCTCCCGCCCGGCCGGCCAGGTCCTGCCCAGCGAGGCGCCGCGCCTGTCGTACACGCGCCGCGTCCCGGCCGGTGTGGTGGGCGTGATCTCCCCGTTCAACGCCCCGCTGATCCTGTCCATCCGCTCCGTCGCACCGGCCCTGGCCCTCGGCAACGCGGTCGTCCTCAAGCCGGATCCGCGCACCGCCGTCTGCGGAGGACTGTCCCTCGCCGCGGTCTTCGCCGCCGCGGGCCTGCCGCAGGACCTGCTGCACGTGCTCCCCGGCGGCCCGGACGCCGGACAGGCCCTGGTCGCCGACCCGCGCGTGCCGGTCATCTCCTTCACCGGCTCCACCCCCGCCGGTCGGGCCGTGGGCGAGGCCGCCGGCCGCCACCTCAAGCGGGCCCACCTGGAACTCGGCGGCAACTCGGCCATGATCGTGCTGCCGGACGCCGACCTCGACGCGGTGATCTCCACCGCCGCCTGGGGCTCGTTCTTCCACCAGGGCCAGATCTGCATGACGACCGGACGCCACCTGGTGCACGCGTCCCTGTACGACGAGTACGTCGAGCGGCTCGCCGCCAAGGCCGACTCACTCGCCGTCGGCGACCCGTACCGCGAACAGGTCCACCTGGGCCCGATCATCGACTCCGGCCAACTCGCCAAGATCAGCGGCCTGGTCGAGTCCAGCAAGGCCGCGGGCGCCAAGCTCGCCGCGGGCGGCACCTACGACCGGCTCTTCTACCGGCCCACGGTCCTCGCCGACGTCGGCGACCACACCCCGGCGTACGCGGAGGAGGTCTTCGGCCCCGTCGCGCCCGTGCGCTCCTTCACCACCGCCGACGAGGCGGCGGCCCTGGCCGCGCAGAGCCCCTACGGACTCTCCCTGGGCATCGTCACCCGCGATACGGCCCGCGGCCTGGACCTCGCCGAGCGCATACCGACCGGCATCGTCCACATCAACGACCAGACCGTCAACGACGAGGCCGTGGCGCCCTTCGGCGGAGTGGCCGCCTCCGGCACCGGCGCCCGCTTCGGCGGCGAGGCCAACCTGGAGGCCTTCACCGAACTGCGCTGGACGACGGTACGCGGAGACGTGGCTCCATATCCCTACTAG
- the trxA gene encoding thioredoxin, with protein MSSTVELTKENFDQTVTDNEFVLIDFWASWCGPCKQFAPVYEKAAEENPDLVFGKVDTEAQPELAAAFGIQSIPTLMIVRDQVAVFAQPGALPEAALTDVIGQARNLDMDEVRKAIAEQQAQEGQQAS; from the coding sequence ATGAGCAGCACCGTGGAGCTCACCAAGGAGAACTTCGACCAGACGGTCACGGACAACGAGTTCGTCCTGATCGACTTCTGGGCGTCCTGGTGCGGGCCGTGCAAGCAGTTCGCGCCGGTCTACGAGAAGGCGGCCGAGGAGAACCCGGACCTCGTGTTCGGCAAGGTGGACACCGAGGCGCAGCCGGAGCTGGCCGCGGCCTTCGGTATCCAGTCGATTCCCACGCTGATGATCGTCCGTGACCAGGTCGCCGTGTTCGCCCAGCCGGGCGCCCTGCCCGAGGCCGCCCTGACGGACGTCATCGGGCAGGCCCGGAACCTCGACATGGACGAGGTCCGCAAGGCGATCGCCGAGCAGCAGGCCCAGGAGGGCCAGCAGGCGAGCTAG
- a CDS encoding PepSY-associated TM helix domain-containing protein: MTTAPSITTDEAPQAATPAPSGNSWAPLRPLILRLHFYAGVLVAPLLLVAATTGLLYAASFQAEKIVYDHQLTVPAGERKLPIGEQVAAARKAHPEGTVSAVRPSPEADATTRVLLSGVPGVDEGHTLAVFVDPYTAKVRGSLEQYGSTGALPLRTWIDEFHRDLHLGESGRLYSELAASWLWVISAGGLVLWFSRRRALRKVRGANGRRRTLGLHGSVGAWAAAGFFFLSATGLTWSAYAGANIDELRTSLGHATPSVSASAGGEHAGHGSAAGQAGDAAHGVGLDKVLAAARSEGLGDPVEIVPPADVKSAYVVKQVQRSWPEKQDSVAIDPASGEVMDVVRFADYPVLAKLTRWGIDLHTGILFGLANQIALMLLALCLILLIVWGYRMWWQRGRTTAFGRPIPRGAWQQVPPQILVPLLAGVAVLGYFLPLFGIPLAAFLAVDILLGEIAYRRGRRTYGAGTPVQ; encoded by the coding sequence ATGACCACCGCTCCCTCGATCACCACGGACGAGGCCCCGCAAGCTGCCACCCCGGCACCGTCGGGGAACAGCTGGGCCCCGCTGCGTCCGCTGATCCTCCGTCTGCACTTCTACGCCGGGGTGCTGGTGGCGCCGCTCCTCCTCGTCGCCGCCACCACCGGCCTGCTGTACGCCGCCTCGTTCCAGGCCGAGAAGATCGTGTACGACCACCAACTGACCGTCCCCGCAGGCGAGCGGAAGCTGCCGATCGGCGAGCAGGTGGCCGCCGCCCGCAAGGCCCACCCCGAGGGCACGGTCTCGGCCGTACGCCCCTCACCCGAGGCGGACGCGACGACCAGGGTGCTGCTGTCCGGTGTCCCGGGTGTCGACGAGGGACACACGCTCGCCGTCTTCGTCGACCCGTACACCGCGAAGGTGCGCGGCTCCCTCGAACAGTACGGCTCGACCGGCGCGCTGCCGCTGCGCACCTGGATCGACGAGTTCCATCGGGACCTGCACCTGGGCGAGTCGGGCCGGCTGTACAGCGAACTGGCGGCCAGCTGGCTGTGGGTGATCTCGGCCGGCGGACTGGTGCTGTGGTTCTCCCGCCGTCGCGCGCTGCGCAAGGTGCGGGGCGCGAACGGACGGCGCCGCACCCTCGGGCTGCACGGCAGCGTCGGCGCGTGGGCGGCGGCCGGCTTCTTCTTCCTCTCGGCGACCGGTCTGACCTGGTCGGCCTACGCCGGGGCCAACATCGACGAGCTGCGGACCTCGCTGGGCCATGCCACCCCGTCGGTGTCGGCGTCGGCGGGCGGTGAGCACGCCGGCCACGGCTCCGCCGCCGGGCAGGCCGGAGACGCCGCGCACGGGGTGGGCCTGGACAAGGTCCTGGCCGCGGCCCGGTCCGAGGGCCTGGGCGACCCGGTGGAGATCGTGCCGCCGGCGGACGTGAAGTCGGCGTACGTCGTCAAGCAGGTGCAGCGCAGCTGGCCCGAGAAGCAGGACTCCGTCGCGATCGACCCGGCGAGCGGCGAGGTCATGGACGTGGTGCGGTTCGCCGACTACCCGGTGCTCGCGAAGCTCACCCGGTGGGGCATCGACCTGCACACCGGCATCCTGTTCGGCCTGGCCAACCAGATCGCCCTGATGCTGCTCGCCCTCTGCCTGATCCTGCTGATCGTCTGGGGCTACCGCATGTGGTGGCAGCGCGGCCGCACCACCGCCTTCGGCCGCCCGATCCCACGCGGCGCCTGGCAGCAGGTGCCGCCACAGATCCTCGTCCCGCTGCTGGCGGGGGTCGCCGTGCTCGGCTACTTCCTGCCCCTGTTCGGCATTCCGCTGGCGGCCTTCCTGGCCGTCGACATCCTGCTGGGCGAGATCGCCTACCGGCGGGGGCGGCGGACGTACGGAGCCGGGACGCCGGTGCAGTAG
- a CDS encoding dihydrolipoyl dehydrogenase family protein, which translates to MTETETNAYDVVVLGAGPVGENVADRTRAAGLTTAVVESELVGGECSYWACMPSKALLRPVIARADARRVPGLSQSVQGPLDASAVLAHRDYYTSDWKDDGQVGWLDGIGADLYRGHGRLTGPRTVTVTGPDGGERVLTARHAVAVCTGTRAALPRLPGLDEVRPWTSREATSSKDVPGRLIVVGGGVVATEMATVWQALGSKVTMLVRGKGLLARMEPFAGELVAEALTEAGADVRTGTSVESVARENGSVVAVTDNGDRIEADEILFATGRAPRTDDLGLETIGLEPGSWLDVDDSLRVTGHDWLYAVGDVNQRALLTHQGKYQARIAGAAIAARATGETLLAQPWGTHAATADHAAVPQVVFTDPEAAAVGQSLAEAEQAGHRVKAVDVDLSTVAGAGLYADGYKGRARMVVDLEDEILRGVTLVGPGVGELIHSATVAVAGQVPVGRLWHAVPSYPTISEVWLRLLEAYRDA; encoded by the coding sequence ATGACGGAAACGGAAACCAACGCGTACGACGTCGTGGTGCTCGGGGCCGGGCCCGTGGGGGAGAACGTCGCCGACCGCACCCGCGCGGCCGGCCTGACCACCGCGGTCGTGGAGAGCGAACTGGTCGGCGGCGAATGCTCGTACTGGGCGTGCATGCCCAGCAAGGCCCTGCTGCGGCCGGTCATCGCCCGCGCGGACGCCCGCCGCGTGCCGGGCCTGAGCCAGTCGGTGCAGGGCCCACTCGACGCCTCCGCGGTCCTCGCCCACCGGGACTACTACACCTCCGACTGGAAGGACGACGGTCAGGTCGGATGGCTCGACGGCATCGGCGCCGACCTGTACCGCGGCCACGGCCGCCTCACCGGCCCCCGCACGGTGACGGTCACCGGCCCCGACGGCGGTGAACGCGTCCTGACCGCCCGGCACGCCGTCGCCGTCTGCACCGGCACCCGCGCCGCCCTGCCCCGGCTGCCCGGACTGGACGAGGTCCGGCCGTGGACCAGCCGGGAGGCCACCAGCTCCAAGGACGTGCCCGGCCGCCTGATCGTGGTCGGCGGCGGCGTCGTCGCCACCGAGATGGCCACCGTCTGGCAGGCCCTCGGCTCGAAGGTCACCATGCTGGTCCGCGGCAAGGGCCTGCTCGCCCGGATGGAGCCCTTCGCCGGAGAACTCGTCGCCGAGGCGCTCACCGAGGCCGGTGCGGACGTCCGCACCGGCACGTCGGTGGAATCGGTGGCCCGCGAGAACGGCAGCGTCGTCGCCGTCACGGACAACGGCGACCGCATCGAGGCCGACGAGATCCTCTTCGCGACCGGCCGCGCGCCGCGCACCGACGACCTGGGCCTGGAGACGATCGGCCTGGAACCCGGCTCCTGGCTCGACGTCGACGACAGCCTCCGCGTCACCGGCCACGACTGGCTGTACGCGGTCGGCGACGTCAACCAGCGCGCCCTCCTCACCCACCAGGGCAAGTACCAGGCCCGCATCGCGGGCGCCGCCATCGCCGCGCGGGCCACCGGAGAGACCCTCCTCGCACAGCCGTGGGGCACGCATGCCGCGACCGCCGACCACGCCGCCGTCCCCCAGGTCGTCTTCACCGACCCGGAGGCGGCGGCCGTCGGCCAGTCACTCGCCGAGGCCGAGCAGGCAGGGCATCGGGTGAAGGCCGTCGACGTGGACCTGTCCACCGTCGCGGGCGCGGGCCTGTACGCCGACGGCTACAAGGGCCGCGCCCGCATGGTCGTCGACCTGGAGGACGAGATCCTGCGCGGTGTGACCCTCGTCGGCCCCGGCGTCGGCGAGCTCATCCACTCCGCCACCGTCGCCGTCGCCGGCCAGGTCCCGGTCGGCCGCCTGTGGCACGCCGTCCCCTCGTACCCGACGATCAGCGAGGTGTGGCTGCGGCTGCTGGAGGCCTACCGCGACGCCTGA
- a CDS encoding ATP-binding cassette domain-containing protein, giving the protein MISAKGLHKKYEKTVAVDDLSFEVRPGVVTGFLGPNGSGKSTTMRLMLGLDHGGGETLFDGERFASIRRPMNHVGTLLEAKQFHPTRSARNHLKMLASANGIANARIDRVLDLVGLGSAKRKKPKGYSLGMSQRLGLAQALLGDPHTLMLDEPTNGLDPHGIHWMRDLLKSLAAEGRTIFVSSHLLSEMQLMADELVVIGRGHMIFNGDVDQFVREFTTSTVIVRSPFADAFVPALEAKGASVTKGDDGELVVSEMEIGMVGHLAFTEGIELTELSSRSASLEEAFMSATGAAEQFVAEKPIQTAQSREGAQNA; this is encoded by the coding sequence ATGATCTCCGCGAAAGGCCTGCATAAGAAATACGAGAAGACGGTCGCGGTGGACGATCTGTCCTTCGAGGTCCGGCCAGGGGTGGTCACGGGCTTCCTCGGCCCCAATGGCTCGGGGAAGTCCACCACCATGCGGCTGATGCTCGGCCTCGACCACGGCGGGGGCGAGACCCTGTTCGACGGTGAGCGGTTCGCCTCGATCCGTCGGCCGATGAACCACGTCGGCACCCTGCTGGAGGCCAAGCAGTTCCACCCCACCCGCTCGGCCCGCAACCACCTGAAGATGCTCGCCTCCGCCAACGGCATCGCCAACGCCAGGATCGACCGGGTCCTGGACCTGGTCGGGCTCGGCTCGGCCAAGCGCAAGAAACCCAAGGGCTACTCGCTGGGCATGTCACAGCGCCTCGGCCTGGCGCAGGCGCTGCTGGGCGACCCGCACACGCTGATGCTGGACGAGCCGACCAACGGCCTCGACCCGCACGGCATCCACTGGATGCGCGATCTGCTCAAGAGCCTGGCCGCCGAGGGCCGCACCATCTTCGTCTCCAGCCACCTGCTCTCGGAGATGCAGCTGATGGCCGACGAGCTGGTCGTCATCGGCCGCGGTCACATGATCTTCAACGGCGACGTCGACCAGTTCGTCCGCGAGTTCACCACGTCCACGGTGATCGTGCGCAGCCCCTTTGCCGACGCCTTCGTCCCCGCCCTCGAAGCCAAGGGCGCGAGCGTCACCAAGGGCGACGACGGCGAACTGGTCGTCTCGGAAATGGAGATCGGCATGGTCGGGCACCTTGCCTTCACCGAGGGCATCGAGCTCACGGAGCTCTCCAGCCGCTCGGCCTCGCTCGAAGAGGCCTTCATGTCCGCCACCGGCGCCGCAGAGCAGTTCGTCGCCGAAAAGCCGATCCAGACCGCTCAGAGCCGCGAAGGTGCCCAGAATGCTTGA
- a CDS encoding tetratricopeptide repeat protein — protein sequence MFFDAKDYAAAARVLGGLVEEVPEQTGPQLLLARSYYHSAQLRRAEAELRTIVERDPVEHYARLMLGRTLQRQNRHEEAEPHLRIASALAGDFEQR from the coding sequence ATGTTCTTCGACGCCAAGGACTACGCCGCCGCCGCGCGCGTCCTGGGCGGGCTGGTCGAGGAGGTGCCCGAGCAGACCGGGCCGCAGCTGCTGCTGGCGCGCTCCTACTACCACTCGGCCCAACTACGGCGCGCCGAGGCCGAGTTGCGGACGATCGTCGAGCGGGACCCGGTCGAGCACTACGCCCGGCTGATGCTCGGCCGCACGCTCCAGCGGCAGAACCGGCACGAGGAGGCGGAGCCGCATCTGCGGATCGCCTCGGCGCTCGCGGGTGACTTCGAGCAGCGCTGA